The stretch of DNA GTTCTTGCTGGCGCTGGCCGGCGACCCCGTCAGCGCATTCGGTTCTATTCTGGGATTCAACCACCCACTGGAAGCAGACACGGTTCGCGCTATCGTAGAAAAGAAGCTTTTTGTGGAATGTATCGCTGCACCGGGCTTCACCGATGAAGCAAAGGAACTCTTGGCGAAAAAGAAAAACTTACGCCTTTTTGAAGTCCCTGCTGGAAATCCAGACCCGACGCACCACACTCACCGCATTGGCGGCGGCATGCTCGTTCAGGTTACAGACGAAGGGCTTAACGATCCATCGACATGGGAATGCGTTACGGAGCGAAAGCTGAGCGAAGGTGAGCTTGAAGAACTGGCGTTTGCAATGCGTGCATGTAGCAGCCTTAAATCCAACGCAATCACTTTAACCAGCAACAAGAGCCTACTCGGAGCTGGCGCAGGGCAAATGAGCCGACTTGATGCTGCTGAGCAAGCCATCAAGAAGGCGGGCGAAGGTTCGAAGGGAAGCTACATGGGATCCGATGCCTTTTTCCCGTTCGACGACTGTGTAAGACTTGCGCACGCGGCCGGCGTTGTGGGCGTGGTTCAGCCTGGTGGCTCAAAACGAGATCAAGACAGCATTGATGCCTGCAACGAACTCGGCATGGTCATGCTCTTCACGGGCCGTCGACACTTCCGCCACTAAGGAGTTACTGATGAAGGTACTTATTATAGGAAATGGTGGCCGCGAGCATGCGATTTGTCGTGCGCTGATGACCGCCAACCCACAGCCATCCCTATTCATCGCCCCAGGTAACCCAGGGACGGCTGAGTGTGGTGAGAATGTCGCCATCGCTGTGGATGACATTGAAGGCATTGTTGATTACGCCAAGCAGCACGAGATTGACCTCGTGATTCCTGGTCCTGAGCTGCCTCTCGTGCTCGGCATTGGAGACGCACTGGATGCAGCGGGTATTCCATGTTGCGGCCCCGGCAAAGGCGCTTCGCAGCTCGAAGGCTCAAAAGCATTTACCCGTGAAATCACCGAGACGGTTAATGTTCCGGCACCGCGCTTTGAAAAGGTCACGACCTCAGAAGCATTACGGGCCGCGATTAACAGCTGGGACGGCGTTCCGGTCGTCAAGGCCGACGGACTTGCCTCAGGTAAAGGGGTTTTCCTTCCGGAGACGAAAGAAG from Deltaproteobacteria bacterium encodes:
- a CDS encoding phosphoribosylamine--glycine ligase; this encodes MKVLIIGNGGREHAICRALMTANPQPSLFIAPGNPGTAECGENVAIAVDDIEGIVDYAKQHEIDLVIPGPELPLVLGIGDALDAAGIPCCGPGKGASQLEGSKAFTREITETVNVPAPRFEKVTTSEALRAAINSWDGVPVVKADGLASGKGVFLPETKE